Below is a window of Halobaculum lipolyticum DNA.
TCACGCCCGTCGACACCGGCGCGCTCCCCGTGTCGACGGCGCTGGGCGTGCTCGGGATGCCCGGGCGCACGGCGTACTTCGGCACCCGCGAGGTCGCCGAACCGCGCGCCGACGACTGGATGGTCGTCTCCGGCGCCGCCGGCGCCGTCGGCTCCGTCGTCGGCCAACTGGGCGAACTGCAGGGCGCGAACGTCGTCGGCATCGCCGGCACCGACGAGAAGTGCGACTGGCTCACCGAGGAGTTGGGACTGACGGCCGCGATCAACTACGCCGAGGAGGACGTCGGGAGCCGGCTCGACGAGGTCGCCGACGGCGTCGACGTGTACTTCGACAACGTCGGCGGGCCCGTCACCGACGCCGTCTGGGCCAGACTCAACGTCGACGCCCGGGTGGCGGTCTGCGGGCAGATCGCGTTGTACAACGACGAGGGACTCCCGACCGGTCCCCGGAAACTGTCGACGCTGATCGAGACGCGCGCCAGCGTCGAGGGGCTGCTCGTGCAGGACTTCGCGCCGCGCTTCCGCGAGGCGACCGAACACCTCGGGGAGCTGGTCGCGAGCGGCGACCTCCAGTACCGCGAGACGGTGACGGAGGGGCTGGAGCGGGCGCCGGAGGCGTTCCTCGGCCTGTTCGAGGGCGACAACGTCGGGAAACAGGTCGTCGAGGTCGCGGCGCCGGGCGAGTAGTCGCTCGCGGCCCGCTCGTCGCCCACCCAAGACAGATTATCCTGCGGGCGACACGTCAGCCCGATGGTCTCCCGCGAGAACCGAGTCATCGTCGCCTGCATCGCGGCCGCGGTCGTACTGTTGTTCGGAACCGCCGCCGTCGCCGACCGGCCCGCGTGGGTCGGCGGCGCCATCGTCATCGGCGTCGGTGTCCTCCTGCCGCTGGCGATCAACGGCTACCTGGATCGCGCCGGCGAGTGACCAGGTGGAACTCGGTGTCGGAGACGGACCGCCGCCGTCGCCCCGTCAGCCGAGGACGTACGACAGCCAGGGGTTGTTCTTGACGAACTCCATGTCCTCGAGGTAGGCGTCCAGCCCGAGGATCCGGCCCGCGCCGAACGCGCCGAGTCCGAACAGCAGCGCGGCGTACACGAG
It encodes the following:
- a CDS encoding NADP-dependent oxidoreductase, with the protein product MSENRRFHLAQRPEGVPGDDTFDLRDVERPEPGPGEALVRTLYLSVDPYMRGRMRDRESYAEPWAVGDPLRGGVVAEVVESNGAGVEPGQTVVAELPWAEYATADGSALTPVDTGALPVSTALGVLGMPGRTAYFGTREVAEPRADDWMVVSGAAGAVGSVVGQLGELQGANVVGIAGTDEKCDWLTEELGLTAAINYAEEDVGSRLDEVADGVDVYFDNVGGPVTDAVWARLNVDARVAVCGQIALYNDEGLPTGPRKLSTLIETRASVEGLLVQDFAPRFREATEHLGELVASGDLQYRETVTEGLERAPEAFLGLFEGDNVGKQVVEVAAPGE